The following are encoded in a window of Salmo trutta chromosome 9, fSalTru1.1, whole genome shotgun sequence genomic DNA:
- the LOC115200236 gene encoding transforming acidic coiled-coil-containing protein 1 isoform X2 — MSWGSLLSPVQWAKWTWSAVRGGGEEEGEDGAPGTKDEGGNSDSEGNFETPVAESPGLQNDLTQLDNSADKAFTRDDGQLTPRAFLDRNSNQGVYPASLQEVQDALNNLNSPSPSQSRAGLDQNLNLMFTSRPGEDGLSPSPLPQPRALRPPLLPVHNPPVPAEFDDLASMTSDPNGNINSYPNSLTPEMDRPEDSDRQSPRKSTGITTAEQVRFLCMTLNSCKVKKLDNQTPLQNTCGQEDDHGEGHATDEEKLASTAGVRADRDHNGTELSMSGRSEESDCCSMYEDTCQLKNTKLGGSDTQKKTGSEVLDSICISEAEKTAVLTLMRGEITKETEASDWRRKYEDSRQEVMEMRKIVAEYEKTIAQMIEDEQRNTTSSQKSLQAVTMEKESALTDLNSVERSLSGMFRRYENMKSTLDGFKKNEEVLKKCAQEYLARVKQEEQRYQTLKLHAEEKLDKANEDIAQVRSKASSESVALTASLRKEQMRVESLEKALQQKTEEIEELTKICDELIAKMGRTD; from the exons ttcagATTCAGAAGGGAACTTTGAGACTCCAGTGGCGGAGTCTCCAGGTCTGCAGAATGACCTGACCCAGCTGGATAACTCTGCCGACAAAG CCTTCACCAGAGATGACGGACAGCTGACGCCCCGTGCCTTCCTGGACAGGAACTCCAATCAGGGTGTTTATCCCGCctcccttcaggaagtccaggatgccCTGAACAACCTCAAtagcccctccccctcccagAGCAGAGCAGGTTTGGACCAGAACCTGAACCTGATGTTTACCTCCAGACCTGGAGAAGATGGTCTCTCCCCGTCCCCTCTGCCTCAGCCCCGCGCCCTACGTCCCCCCTTGCTCCCTGTCCACAACCCCCCTGTCCCCGCTGAGTTTGATGATCTCGCTTCTATGACCTCTGACCCCAATGGCAACATCAACTCTTACCCCAACAGCCTGACTCCTGAAATGGACAGACCAGAggactcagacagacagtcacctaGGAAGAGCACAGGCATCAC GACCGCTGAGCAGGTCCGTTTCCTCTGTATGACGCT GAACTCCTGTAAAGTGAAGAAGCTAGACAACCAGACTCCATTACAGAACACCTGCGGACAG gaggATGACCACGGCGAGGGCCACGCCACAGATGAGGAGAAGCTAGCCAGCACAGCAGGAGTCAGAGCAGACAGAGATCACAATG GGACAGAACTGAGTATGTCAGGCAGATCAGAGGAGTCAGACTGCTGTTCTATG tatgaggacacctgcCAGCTGAAGAACACCAAGCTGGGAGGAAGTGACACGCAGAAGAAGACAGGAAGTGAGGTTCTAGACTCAATTTGCATCAGTGAGGCAGAGAAGACGGCTGTTCTCACCCTCATGAGAGGGGAG ATCACTAAGGAGACGGAGGCCAGTGACTGGAGGAGGAAGTATGAGGACAGCAGACAGGAAGTCATGGAGATGAG AAAGATAGTGGCAGAGTATGAGAAGACCATCGCCCAGATGATTG aggaCGAACAGCGCAACACCACGAGCTCCCAGAAGTCTTTGCAGGCTGTAACCATGGAGAAGGAGTCGGCGCTAACAGACCTGAACTCAGTAGAGCGATCGCTGTCCGGTATGTTCCGCCGCTATGAGAACATGAAGAGCACCCTGGACGGCTTCAAgaag AATGAGGAGGTGTTGAAGAAGTGTGCTCAGGAGTATCTGGCCAGAGTCAAGCAGGAGGAGCAGAGATACCAGACCCTCAAACTACACGCCGAGGAGAAACTAGACAA GGCTAATGAGGACATAGCCCAGGTACGCAGCAAGGCCAGCTCTGAGAGTGTTGCTCTGACCGCCAGCCTGAGGAAGGAGCAGATGAGGGTAGAGTCTCTGGAGAAAGCTCTGCAGCAAAAG ACGGAGGAGATCGAGGAGCTCACCAAGATCTGTGATGAGCTCATCGCAAAGATGGGCAGAACAGACTGA
- the LOC115200236 gene encoding transforming acidic coiled-coil-containing protein 1 isoform X4, with product MGGSLSQHRKNSFGSPRKKSSISDSEGNFETPVAESPGLQNDLTQLDNSADKAFTRDDGQLTPRAFLDRNSNQGVYPASLQEVQDALNNLNSPSPSQSRAGLDQNLNLMFTSRPGEDGLSPSPLPQPRALRPPLLPVHNPPVPAEFDDLASMTSDPNGNINSYPNSLTPEMDRPEDSDRQSPRKSTGITTAEQVRFLCMTLNSCKVKKLDNQTPLQNTCGQEDDHGEGHATDEEKLASTAGVRADRDHNGTELSMSGRSEESDCCSMYEDTCQLKNTKLGGSDTQKKTGSEVLDSICISEAEKTAVLTLMRGEVITKETEASDWRRKYEDSRQEVMEMRKIVAEYEKTIAQMIEDEQRNTTSSQKSLQAVTMEKESALTDLNSVERSLSGMFRRYENMKSTLDGFKKNEEVLKKCAQEYLARVKQEEQRYQTLKLHAEEKLDKANEDIAQVRSKASSESVALTASLRKEQMRVESLEKALQQKTEEIEELTKICDELIAKMGRTD from the exons ttcagATTCAGAAGGGAACTTTGAGACTCCAGTGGCGGAGTCTCCAGGTCTGCAGAATGACCTGACCCAGCTGGATAACTCTGCCGACAAAG CCTTCACCAGAGATGACGGACAGCTGACGCCCCGTGCCTTCCTGGACAGGAACTCCAATCAGGGTGTTTATCCCGCctcccttcaggaagtccaggatgccCTGAACAACCTCAAtagcccctccccctcccagAGCAGAGCAGGTTTGGACCAGAACCTGAACCTGATGTTTACCTCCAGACCTGGAGAAGATGGTCTCTCCCCGTCCCCTCTGCCTCAGCCCCGCGCCCTACGTCCCCCCTTGCTCCCTGTCCACAACCCCCCTGTCCCCGCTGAGTTTGATGATCTCGCTTCTATGACCTCTGACCCCAATGGCAACATCAACTCTTACCCCAACAGCCTGACTCCTGAAATGGACAGACCAGAggactcagacagacagtcacctaGGAAGAGCACAGGCATCAC GACCGCTGAGCAGGTCCGTTTCCTCTGTATGACGCT GAACTCCTGTAAAGTGAAGAAGCTAGACAACCAGACTCCATTACAGAACACCTGCGGACAG gaggATGACCACGGCGAGGGCCACGCCACAGATGAGGAGAAGCTAGCCAGCACAGCAGGAGTCAGAGCAGACAGAGATCACAATG GGACAGAACTGAGTATGTCAGGCAGATCAGAGGAGTCAGACTGCTGTTCTATG tatgaggacacctgcCAGCTGAAGAACACCAAGCTGGGAGGAAGTGACACGCAGAAGAAGACAGGAAGTGAGGTTCTAGACTCAATTTGCATCAGTGAGGCAGAGAAGACGGCTGTTCTCACCCTCATGAGAGGGGAGGTC ATCACTAAGGAGACGGAGGCCAGTGACTGGAGGAGGAAGTATGAGGACAGCAGACAGGAAGTCATGGAGATGAG AAAGATAGTGGCAGAGTATGAGAAGACCATCGCCCAGATGATTG aggaCGAACAGCGCAACACCACGAGCTCCCAGAAGTCTTTGCAGGCTGTAACCATGGAGAAGGAGTCGGCGCTAACAGACCTGAACTCAGTAGAGCGATCGCTGTCCGGTATGTTCCGCCGCTATGAGAACATGAAGAGCACCCTGGACGGCTTCAAgaag AATGAGGAGGTGTTGAAGAAGTGTGCTCAGGAGTATCTGGCCAGAGTCAAGCAGGAGGAGCAGAGATACCAGACCCTCAAACTACACGCCGAGGAGAAACTAGACAA GGCTAATGAGGACATAGCCCAGGTACGCAGCAAGGCCAGCTCTGAGAGTGTTGCTCTGACCGCCAGCCTGAGGAAGGAGCAGATGAGGGTAGAGTCTCTGGAGAAAGCTCTGCAGCAAAAG ACGGAGGAGATCGAGGAGCTCACCAAGATCTGTGATGAGCTCATCGCAAAGATGGGCAGAACAGACTGA
- the LOC115200236 gene encoding transforming acidic coiled-coil-containing protein 1 isoform X1 — translation MSWGSLLSPVQWAKWTWSAVRGGGEEEGEDGAPGTKDEGGNSDSEGNFETPVAESPGLQNDLTQLDNSADKAFTRDDGQLTPRAFLDRNSNQGVYPASLQEVQDALNNLNSPSPSQSRAGLDQNLNLMFTSRPGEDGLSPSPLPQPRALRPPLLPVHNPPVPAEFDDLASMTSDPNGNINSYPNSLTPEMDRPEDSDRQSPRKSTGITTAEQVRFLCMTLNSCKVKKLDNQTPLQNTCGQEDDHGEGHATDEEKLASTAGVRADRDHNGTELSMSGRSEESDCCSMYEDTCQLKNTKLGGSDTQKKTGSEVLDSICISEAEKTAVLTLMRGEVITKETEASDWRRKYEDSRQEVMEMRKIVAEYEKTIAQMIEDEQRNTTSSQKSLQAVTMEKESALTDLNSVERSLSGMFRRYENMKSTLDGFKKNEEVLKKCAQEYLARVKQEEQRYQTLKLHAEEKLDKANEDIAQVRSKASSESVALTASLRKEQMRVESLEKALQQKTEEIEELTKICDELIAKMGRTD, via the exons ttcagATTCAGAAGGGAACTTTGAGACTCCAGTGGCGGAGTCTCCAGGTCTGCAGAATGACCTGACCCAGCTGGATAACTCTGCCGACAAAG CCTTCACCAGAGATGACGGACAGCTGACGCCCCGTGCCTTCCTGGACAGGAACTCCAATCAGGGTGTTTATCCCGCctcccttcaggaagtccaggatgccCTGAACAACCTCAAtagcccctccccctcccagAGCAGAGCAGGTTTGGACCAGAACCTGAACCTGATGTTTACCTCCAGACCTGGAGAAGATGGTCTCTCCCCGTCCCCTCTGCCTCAGCCCCGCGCCCTACGTCCCCCCTTGCTCCCTGTCCACAACCCCCCTGTCCCCGCTGAGTTTGATGATCTCGCTTCTATGACCTCTGACCCCAATGGCAACATCAACTCTTACCCCAACAGCCTGACTCCTGAAATGGACAGACCAGAggactcagacagacagtcacctaGGAAGAGCACAGGCATCAC GACCGCTGAGCAGGTCCGTTTCCTCTGTATGACGCT GAACTCCTGTAAAGTGAAGAAGCTAGACAACCAGACTCCATTACAGAACACCTGCGGACAG gaggATGACCACGGCGAGGGCCACGCCACAGATGAGGAGAAGCTAGCCAGCACAGCAGGAGTCAGAGCAGACAGAGATCACAATG GGACAGAACTGAGTATGTCAGGCAGATCAGAGGAGTCAGACTGCTGTTCTATG tatgaggacacctgcCAGCTGAAGAACACCAAGCTGGGAGGAAGTGACACGCAGAAGAAGACAGGAAGTGAGGTTCTAGACTCAATTTGCATCAGTGAGGCAGAGAAGACGGCTGTTCTCACCCTCATGAGAGGGGAGGTC ATCACTAAGGAGACGGAGGCCAGTGACTGGAGGAGGAAGTATGAGGACAGCAGACAGGAAGTCATGGAGATGAG AAAGATAGTGGCAGAGTATGAGAAGACCATCGCCCAGATGATTG aggaCGAACAGCGCAACACCACGAGCTCCCAGAAGTCTTTGCAGGCTGTAACCATGGAGAAGGAGTCGGCGCTAACAGACCTGAACTCAGTAGAGCGATCGCTGTCCGGTATGTTCCGCCGCTATGAGAACATGAAGAGCACCCTGGACGGCTTCAAgaag AATGAGGAGGTGTTGAAGAAGTGTGCTCAGGAGTATCTGGCCAGAGTCAAGCAGGAGGAGCAGAGATACCAGACCCTCAAACTACACGCCGAGGAGAAACTAGACAA GGCTAATGAGGACATAGCCCAGGTACGCAGCAAGGCCAGCTCTGAGAGTGTTGCTCTGACCGCCAGCCTGAGGAAGGAGCAGATGAGGGTAGAGTCTCTGGAGAAAGCTCTGCAGCAAAAG ACGGAGGAGATCGAGGAGCTCACCAAGATCTGTGATGAGCTCATCGCAAAGATGGGCAGAACAGACTGA
- the LOC115200236 gene encoding transforming acidic coiled-coil-containing protein 1 isoform X3, whose protein sequence is MSWGSLLSPVQWAKWTWSAVRGGGEEEGEDGAPGTKDEGGNSDSEGNFETPVAESPGLQNDLTQLDNSADKAFTRDDGQLTPRAFLDRNSNQGVYPASLQEVQDALNNLNSPSPSQSRAGLDQNLNLMFTSRPGEDGLSPSPLPQPRALRPPLLPVHNPPVPAEFDDLASMTSDPNGNINSYPNSLTPEMDRPEDSDRQSPRKSTGITNSCKVKKLDNQTPLQNTCGQEDDHGEGHATDEEKLASTAGVRADRDHNGTELSMSGRSEESDCCSMYEDTCQLKNTKLGGSDTQKKTGSEVLDSICISEAEKTAVLTLMRGEVITKETEASDWRRKYEDSRQEVMEMRKIVAEYEKTIAQMIEDEQRNTTSSQKSLQAVTMEKESALTDLNSVERSLSGMFRRYENMKSTLDGFKKNEEVLKKCAQEYLARVKQEEQRYQTLKLHAEEKLDKANEDIAQVRSKASSESVALTASLRKEQMRVESLEKALQQKTEEIEELTKICDELIAKMGRTD, encoded by the exons ttcagATTCAGAAGGGAACTTTGAGACTCCAGTGGCGGAGTCTCCAGGTCTGCAGAATGACCTGACCCAGCTGGATAACTCTGCCGACAAAG CCTTCACCAGAGATGACGGACAGCTGACGCCCCGTGCCTTCCTGGACAGGAACTCCAATCAGGGTGTTTATCCCGCctcccttcaggaagtccaggatgccCTGAACAACCTCAAtagcccctccccctcccagAGCAGAGCAGGTTTGGACCAGAACCTGAACCTGATGTTTACCTCCAGACCTGGAGAAGATGGTCTCTCCCCGTCCCCTCTGCCTCAGCCCCGCGCCCTACGTCCCCCCTTGCTCCCTGTCCACAACCCCCCTGTCCCCGCTGAGTTTGATGATCTCGCTTCTATGACCTCTGACCCCAATGGCAACATCAACTCTTACCCCAACAGCCTGACTCCTGAAATGGACAGACCAGAggactcagacagacagtcacctaGGAAGAGCACAGGCATCAC GAACTCCTGTAAAGTGAAGAAGCTAGACAACCAGACTCCATTACAGAACACCTGCGGACAG gaggATGACCACGGCGAGGGCCACGCCACAGATGAGGAGAAGCTAGCCAGCACAGCAGGAGTCAGAGCAGACAGAGATCACAATG GGACAGAACTGAGTATGTCAGGCAGATCAGAGGAGTCAGACTGCTGTTCTATG tatgaggacacctgcCAGCTGAAGAACACCAAGCTGGGAGGAAGTGACACGCAGAAGAAGACAGGAAGTGAGGTTCTAGACTCAATTTGCATCAGTGAGGCAGAGAAGACGGCTGTTCTCACCCTCATGAGAGGGGAGGTC ATCACTAAGGAGACGGAGGCCAGTGACTGGAGGAGGAAGTATGAGGACAGCAGACAGGAAGTCATGGAGATGAG AAAGATAGTGGCAGAGTATGAGAAGACCATCGCCCAGATGATTG aggaCGAACAGCGCAACACCACGAGCTCCCAGAAGTCTTTGCAGGCTGTAACCATGGAGAAGGAGTCGGCGCTAACAGACCTGAACTCAGTAGAGCGATCGCTGTCCGGTATGTTCCGCCGCTATGAGAACATGAAGAGCACCCTGGACGGCTTCAAgaag AATGAGGAGGTGTTGAAGAAGTGTGCTCAGGAGTATCTGGCCAGAGTCAAGCAGGAGGAGCAGAGATACCAGACCCTCAAACTACACGCCGAGGAGAAACTAGACAA GGCTAATGAGGACATAGCCCAGGTACGCAGCAAGGCCAGCTCTGAGAGTGTTGCTCTGACCGCCAGCCTGAGGAAGGAGCAGATGAGGGTAGAGTCTCTGGAGAAAGCTCTGCAGCAAAAG ACGGAGGAGATCGAGGAGCTCACCAAGATCTGTGATGAGCTCATCGCAAAGATGGGCAGAACAGACTGA